A single genomic interval of Spinacia oleracea cultivar Varoflay chromosome 6, BTI_SOV_V1, whole genome shotgun sequence harbors:
- the LOC110798030 gene encoding cysteine-rich receptor-like protein kinase 25 isoform X2: MAHRCSLFFPLISLHMALMIICTPIKPAPTYLNSICPSKTMFLPNSSFEMNLKALFVSLASSASISSNNFNYSMAGHKAHDTVYGLFLCRGDLNSTSCKDCVVAAIVALQRSYCPLKKVALIWYNECLVRYSNESLGGKMEDSPKLVIANRLNIIGNQEHFAELLQNMMINLSVRTASDTKKFAIKVVNFPSSRQVVYMLQQCTQDLTTDDCTLCLNIAIRLLTVRIGGRVLLPSCNVWYETTLSNSMSTSSKGNDQLTIKVMVVTLLPLASIMIALLALCLMIQKSKKSNDDDDENGPIKCQDRPCVYGCIYKGKLSSGRKVVVKRLSKRYEQNEQEFKMEVLSQAKVQHRNLVEFIGFCLEGEEKLLVHEYIPNLSLHYFLVDPERRKHLDWNTRYHILCGIARGLLYLDQDSRLRIIHCDLRPLNILLDAGMNAKISHFGLAVTSETQRQRETFFVSYGHMSTEETIQHEFSIKSNVFCFGVLLLAIIGSERYTNLTKFFKLNDAENLLIQAWKEWREGTPLNFLDPTLMDSRWSGEALRCMHLGLLCVQGSQDDRPTMASVVFMLQHGSKVTLQPPEEPAFFFLCDAKPKTSISKEGANTIPCTINTASISKLQPR; this comes from the exons ATGGCGCATCGATGTTCTTTGTTTTTTCCATTAATCTCACTGCATATGGCCTTGATGATCATATGTACACCCATTAAACCTGCCCCAACCTATTTAAACAGTATATGCCCAAGTAAAACAATGTTTCTTCCAAATAGCTCATTCGAGATGAATCTCAAGGCACTATTTGTTTCTCTCGCCTCAAGTGCTTCCATAAGTAGTAACAATTTTAACTATTCTATGGCTGGCCACAAGGCACATGATACTGTTTACGGTCTCTTTCTATGTCGCGGGGACTTAAACTCGACATCTTGCAAAGATTGTGTGGTTGCTGCCATTGTGGCTTTACAACGATCATACTGTCCTTTGAAGAAAGTGGCTCTGATATGGTACAACGAGTGCCTAGTAAGATACTCCAATGAGTCCTTAGGCGGAAAAATGGAAGACTCACCAAAACTTGTCATTGCAAATAGGCTTAACATAATTGGGAACCAGGAACATTTTGCAGAGTTATTGCAGAATATGATGATCAATTTATCAGTTCGAACTGCAAGTGATACGAAAAAATTTGCTATAAAAGTAGTGAATTTTCCTAGTTCTCGACAAGTTGTGTATATGTTGCAGCAGTGTACTCAAGATTTAACAACTGATGATTGTACTTTATGCCTAAACATCGCCATCCGTCTGCTTACAGTCAGAATTGGTGGGAGAGTTTTGCTGCCTAGTTGTAATGTTTGGTATGAAACCACCCTGTCTAATTCAATGTCCACTAGTTCAAAAG GAAATGATCAATTAACAATCAAGGTGATGGTTGTGACCCTTCTTCCACTAGCTTCAATCATGATAGCACTTCTTGCTCTCTGCCTTATGATTCAGAAATCCAAGAAAtctaatgatgatgatgatgaaaatG GGCCCATAAAATGTCAGGACCGGCCCTGTGTATATGGTTGCATTTATAAG GGGAAACTGTCAAGTGGCCGAAAAGTAGTAGTGAAGAGGTTGTCTAAACGATATGAACAAAACGAGCAAGAATTCAAGATGGAAGTATTGTCACAGGCCAAAGTGCAGCACCGGAATTTGGTGGAGTTCATTGGATTTTGCTtagaaggggaagaaaagcTACTAGTACATGAATATATTCCTAACCTGAGTCTCCACTATTTTCTTGTTG ACCCTGAAAGGCGCAAACATTTGGATTGGAATACACGGTACCATATTTTATGTGGCATTGCAAGGGGACTGCTTTATCTTGATCAAGATTCTAGGCTAAGAATAATACATTGTGATCTTAGACCCTTGAACATCTTGTTGGATGCGGGAATGAACGCTAAAATTTCACATTTTGGCCTAGCAGTCACTTCAGAAACTCAGCGACAAAGAGAGACATTTTTTGTGTCATA TGGACACATGTCAACAGAAGAGACAATACAGCATGAATTCTCTATTAAATCCAATGTATTTTGCTTTGGTGTGTTACTTTTGGCGATTATTGGTAGCGAGAGGTACACTAATTTGACTAAATTCTTCAAACTAAATGATGCAGAGAATCTTCTAATCCAG GCTTGGAAGGAATGGAGAGAAGGGACACCCCTCAACTTCTTGGATCCAACACTCATGGATTCACGCTGGAGTGGTGAAGCGTTAAGATGTATGCATCTAGGGTTGTTATGCGTTCAAGGATCTCAAGATGACAGACCAACAATGGCATCGGTTGTTTTCATGTTACAACACGGCTCCAAGGTAACTCTTCAGCCACCTGAAGAGCCCGCGTTCTTCTTCCTGTGTGATGCAAAACCAAAAACTAGTATTAGTAAAGAAGGAGCAAACACAATCCCCTGTACTATAAATACTGCATCAATCTCGAAACTTCAACCAAGATAA
- the LOC110798030 gene encoding cysteine-rich receptor-like protein kinase 44 isoform X1 — translation MAHRCSLFFPLISLHMALMIICTPIKPAPTYLNSICPSKTMFLPNSSFEMNLKALFVSLASSASISSNNFNYSMAGHKAHDTVYGLFLCRGDLNSTSCKDCVVAAIVALQRSYCPLKKVALIWYNECLVRYSNESLGGKMEDSPKLVIANRLNIIGNQEHFAELLQNMMINLSVRTASDTKKFAIKVVNFPSSRQVVYMLQQCTQDLTTDDCTLCLNIAIRLLTVRIGGRVLLPSCNVWYETTLSNSMSTSSKGNDQLTIKVMVVTLLPLASIMIALLALCLMIQKSKKSNDDDDENGQDMVTVESLRYDFSTLQNATNNFSDDNKVAEGVYGCIYKGKLSSGRKVVVKRLSKRYEQNEQEFKMEVLSQAKVQHRNLVEFIGFCLEGEEKLLVHEYIPNLSLHYFLVDPERRKHLDWNTRYHILCGIARGLLYLDQDSRLRIIHCDLRPLNILLDAGMNAKISHFGLAVTSETQRQRETFFVSYGHMSTEETIQHEFSIKSNVFCFGVLLLAIIGSERYTNLTKFFKLNDAENLLIQAWKEWREGTPLNFLDPTLMDSRWSGEALRCMHLGLLCVQGSQDDRPTMASVVFMLQHGSKVTLQPPEEPAFFFLCDAKPKTSISKEGANTIPCTINTASISKLQPR, via the exons ATGGCGCATCGATGTTCTTTGTTTTTTCCATTAATCTCACTGCATATGGCCTTGATGATCATATGTACACCCATTAAACCTGCCCCAACCTATTTAAACAGTATATGCCCAAGTAAAACAATGTTTCTTCCAAATAGCTCATTCGAGATGAATCTCAAGGCACTATTTGTTTCTCTCGCCTCAAGTGCTTCCATAAGTAGTAACAATTTTAACTATTCTATGGCTGGCCACAAGGCACATGATACTGTTTACGGTCTCTTTCTATGTCGCGGGGACTTAAACTCGACATCTTGCAAAGATTGTGTGGTTGCTGCCATTGTGGCTTTACAACGATCATACTGTCCTTTGAAGAAAGTGGCTCTGATATGGTACAACGAGTGCCTAGTAAGATACTCCAATGAGTCCTTAGGCGGAAAAATGGAAGACTCACCAAAACTTGTCATTGCAAATAGGCTTAACATAATTGGGAACCAGGAACATTTTGCAGAGTTATTGCAGAATATGATGATCAATTTATCAGTTCGAACTGCAAGTGATACGAAAAAATTTGCTATAAAAGTAGTGAATTTTCCTAGTTCTCGACAAGTTGTGTATATGTTGCAGCAGTGTACTCAAGATTTAACAACTGATGATTGTACTTTATGCCTAAACATCGCCATCCGTCTGCTTACAGTCAGAATTGGTGGGAGAGTTTTGCTGCCTAGTTGTAATGTTTGGTATGAAACCACCCTGTCTAATTCAATGTCCACTAGTTCAAAAG GAAATGATCAATTAACAATCAAGGTGATGGTTGTGACCCTTCTTCCACTAGCTTCAATCATGATAGCACTTCTTGCTCTCTGCCTTATGATTCAGAAATCCAAGAAAtctaatgatgatgatgatgaaaatG GGCAAGACATGGTTACCGTAGAATCCTTGCGATATGATTTTAGTACACTTCAAAATGCAACCAACAATTTTTCAGATGATAATAAAGTAGCTGAAG GTGTATATGGTTGCATTTATAAG GGGAAACTGTCAAGTGGCCGAAAAGTAGTAGTGAAGAGGTTGTCTAAACGATATGAACAAAACGAGCAAGAATTCAAGATGGAAGTATTGTCACAGGCCAAAGTGCAGCACCGGAATTTGGTGGAGTTCATTGGATTTTGCTtagaaggggaagaaaagcTACTAGTACATGAATATATTCCTAACCTGAGTCTCCACTATTTTCTTGTTG ACCCTGAAAGGCGCAAACATTTGGATTGGAATACACGGTACCATATTTTATGTGGCATTGCAAGGGGACTGCTTTATCTTGATCAAGATTCTAGGCTAAGAATAATACATTGTGATCTTAGACCCTTGAACATCTTGTTGGATGCGGGAATGAACGCTAAAATTTCACATTTTGGCCTAGCAGTCACTTCAGAAACTCAGCGACAAAGAGAGACATTTTTTGTGTCATA TGGACACATGTCAACAGAAGAGACAATACAGCATGAATTCTCTATTAAATCCAATGTATTTTGCTTTGGTGTGTTACTTTTGGCGATTATTGGTAGCGAGAGGTACACTAATTTGACTAAATTCTTCAAACTAAATGATGCAGAGAATCTTCTAATCCAG GCTTGGAAGGAATGGAGAGAAGGGACACCCCTCAACTTCTTGGATCCAACACTCATGGATTCACGCTGGAGTGGTGAAGCGTTAAGATGTATGCATCTAGGGTTGTTATGCGTTCAAGGATCTCAAGATGACAGACCAACAATGGCATCGGTTGTTTTCATGTTACAACACGGCTCCAAGGTAACTCTTCAGCCACCTGAAGAGCCCGCGTTCTTCTTCCTGTGTGATGCAAAACCAAAAACTAGTATTAGTAAAGAAGGAGCAAACACAATCCCCTGTACTATAAATACTGCATCAATCTCGAAACTTCAACCAAGATAA